Proteins from a single region of Lasioglossum baleicum chromosome 1, iyLasBale1, whole genome shotgun sequence:
- the LOC143214420 gene encoding protein-lysine N-methyltransferase SMYD4 has translation MLKDDSENVISSYFSASLMQLKNAIGPQDMKAFAALNSSSERIGFLLKYPEAYNLSLEVDNQVLKSSEKARQLKDLGNKYFGRGEFRKALELYSNAVLLAPQQESGVILANRSATLYHLEHHDYALTDAEEAIRVGYPKDLFYKIEERRARCLLGLKRHDEAVMAFRSALKALDDTKLILEKKQKLQSDIRVMLAVMEKSNQMAQKHAKPIQKLDKSNEPLQKAIPKIEARNPLYSACSLAVDIRDEGGDIGRHAVATKHIEPGEILVVEKPHCAFLLAEYRLTHCQFCMSRIFVPLPAACDICSCVAYCSIRCRNIDAKVHRNECVLLPTLWISSTSITCFLALRAVTQKPYEQLIKLKDRLETSKGRFDLSVERPYQGHDFEAFYGMITHEQERTVEDLLHRTYIAMWLLRLLKKGPYFPEDVKTPDTVESKPSEGELYIGGLILHSLMLLQFNAHEISELTMRRGDKDFSNSKSIFIGGGLYPTVSLFNHSCNPGIIRYFIGTTMIVHAIRSISPGEDISENYGPIFTRAPEAERKRTLRWQYWFECKCEACTGHWPLLEEIDPTILRFKCDTGPKCGNILPIKADTNEFMIKCSKCGDNTNILKGLKALQDTDALFKVASRNLEEAKSMGALKAYLKILKLLDETLALPIRDYHICQQGVRLCMLLLGNSAFV, from the exons atgttGAAAGACGATTCGGAGAACGTGATCAGCAGCTACTTCAGCGCTAGCCTAATGCAGCTGAAGAATGCAATCGGTCCGCAGGATATGAAAGCATTCGCGGCCTTGAACAGTAGTTCAGAAAGAATCGGCTTCCTATTGAAGTATCCCGAGGCTTATAATTTATCCTTAGAAGTAGACAATCAGGTGCTGAAGAGCAGCGAGAAAGCTCGCCAACTCAAGGACCTCGGTAACAAATACTTTGGCCGCGGCGAATTCCGAAAGGCCCTGGAACTATACTCGAACGCTGTTCTGCTGGCACCTCAGCAAG AATCAGGTGTAATACTAGCCAATCGTTCAGCGACGCTCTATCATTTGGAGCATCACGATTATGCGCTGACAGATGCCGAAGAAGCTATAAGGGTTGGTTACCCGAAAGATCTGTTCTATAAAATCGAAGAGAGACGTGCCAGGTGTTTGCTCGGTTTGAAAAGGCACGACGAGGCTGTGATGGCTTTTCGAAGTGCTTTGAAAGCTCTGGacgatacaaaattaattttggaaAAGAAACAGAAGCTTCAATCAGACATCAGAGTGATGCTTGCCGTGATGGAGAAAAGCAATCAAATGGCGCAGAAGCATGCCAAACCAATTCAGAAATTAGACAAGAGTAATGAACCACTTCAAAAGGCGATACCAAAAATAGAGGCTCGTAATCCTTTGTATTCTGCGTGCAGCTTGGCAGTTGACATTAGGGACGAAGGTGGTGACATAGGAAGACATGCTGTTGCTACGAAACATATTGAGCCTGGTGAAATATTGGTCGTAGAGAAACCACATTGCGCATTCTTGTTGGCTGAATATAG ACTTACCCATTGTCAGTTTTGTATGTCGAGAATATTCGTACCACTACCAGCTGCATGCGACATTTGCAGTTGTGTAGCATACTGCAGCATCCGTTGCAGAAATATAGATGCGAAAGTGCATCGAAATGAATGCGTATTGCTGCCTACATTGTGGATTTCAAGCACTTCGATCACGTGTTTCTTAGCTTTAAGGGCTGTCACACAGAAACCCTACGAACAGTTAATAAAACTCAAAGATAGGCTGGAGACTTCCAAGGGTAGATTCGATCTCTCGGTAGAACGGCCTTACCAAGGACACGATTTCGAAGCTTTCTATGGGATGA TAACTCATGAACAGGAAAGAACAGTAGAAGACCTTCTCCATAGAACCTACATAGCCATGTGGCTCCTCAGACTCTTAAAGAAGGGACCATATTTTCCAGAAGATGTTAAAACTCCAGATACAGTAGAATCGAAACCTTCGGAAGGCGAATTATATATAGGCGGCTTAATTTTACATAGTTTGATGTTGCTACAATTCAATGCTCACGAG atatcAGAATTAACAATGAGAAGAGGTGATAAAGATTTTTCGAACTCTAAAAGTATATTCATTGGTGGTGGACTTTATCCCACAGTGTCACTATTCAACCACTCATGCAATCCCGGTATCATCAG ATACTTCATCGGCACTACAATGATTGTGCATGCTATTCGCTCGATATCACCAGGAGAAGATATCTCTGAAAATTATGGTCCAATTTTTACAAGAGCTCCTGAAGCTGAAAGGAAGAGGACTTTAAGATGGCAATACTGGTTTGAATGCAAATGTGAAGCGTGCACGGGACACTGGCCACTTCTGGAAGAAATTGACCCAACCATTCTGAG ATTCAAGTGCGACACCGGACCTAAATGTGGTAACATTTTGCCTATCAAAGCGGATACAAACGAGTTTATGATCAAATGCTCGAAATGTGGCGACAACACGAATATTCTGAAAGGTTTGAAAGCCTTGCAGGATACAGACGCACTTTTCAAGGTTGCTTCAAGAAATTTGGAAGAAGCGAAGAGTATGGGTGCATTGAAagcttatttaaaaattttgaaacttttGGACGAGACGCTCGCGTTACCCATAAGAGACTATCATATTTGCCAGCAAGGTGTTCGGTTGTGCATGCTTCTTTTGGGAAATTCTGCTTTCGTATAA
- the LOC143214480 gene encoding RNA-binding protein 1-like isoform X4, translating into MSRYREWDLSCKVYVGNLGSSASKHEIESAFSKYGPLRNVWVARNPPGFAFVEFEDPRDAEDAVRGLDGTRCCGTRVRVEMSSGRSRRAARRPGPRYSRSLSRSPRKSPLIRNSRSRSRSPRRRSLTRSRSRDRRSRSDSRDRR; encoded by the exons ATGTCACGTTACCGTGAATGGGACCTTTCGTGTAAAGTATATGTTGGCAACTTGGGAAGCAGTGCTAGTAAACACGAAATTGAAAGTGCGTTCAGTAAATACGGTCCCCTCAGAAACGTTTGGGTTGCTAGAAACCCACCTGGATTTGCTTTTGTGGAATTCGAAGATCCACGAGATGCTGAAGATGCAGTTAGAGGACTAGATGGAAC ACGCTGTTGTGGAACCAGAGTAAGGGTAGAGATGTCGTCTGGGAGGAGTCGACGCGCTGCACGGAGACCAGGTCCAAGATACTCCAG GTCCCTGTCAAGAAGTCCACGCAAGTCACCGCTGATCCGAAATTCCAg gTCAAGATCCCGTAGCCCACGCAGGAGATCACTGACCCGTAGCCGCAGCCGAGATCGTCGTTCTCGTTCGGATTCCCGTGACAGACG ttaG
- the LOC143214480 gene encoding RNA-binding protein 1-like isoform X2, with product MSRYREWDLSCKVYVGNLGSSASKHEIESAFSKYGPLRNVWVARNPPGFAFVEFEDPRDAEDAVRGLDGTRCCGTRVRVEMSSGRSRRAARRPGPRYSRSRSRSPRKKSLGRYPRSLSRSPRKSPLIRNSRSRSRSPRRRSLTRSRSRDRRSRSDSRDRR from the exons ATGTCACGTTACCGTGAATGGGACCTTTCGTGTAAAGTATATGTTGGCAACTTGGGAAGCAGTGCTAGTAAACACGAAATTGAAAGTGCGTTCAGTAAATACGGTCCCCTCAGAAACGTTTGGGTTGCTAGAAACCCACCTGGATTTGCTTTTGTGGAATTCGAAGATCCACGAGATGCTGAAGATGCAGTTAGAGGACTAGATGGAAC ACGCTGTTGTGGAACCAGAGTAAGGGTAGAGATGTCGTCTGGGAGGAGTCGACGCGCTGCACGGAGACCAGGTCCAAGATACTCCAG ATCCAGATCTCGCAGTCCCCGAAAGAAATCACTGGGTCGTTACCCAAG GTCCCTGTCAAGAAGTCCACGCAAGTCACCGCTGATCCGAAATTCCAg gTCAAGATCCCGTAGCCCACGCAGGAGATCACTGACCCGTAGCCGCAGCCGAGATCGTCGTTCTCGTTCGGATTCCCGTGACAGACG ttaG
- the LOC143214480 gene encoding RNA-binding protein 1-like isoform X6, producing MSRYREWDLSCKVYVGNLGSSASKHEIESAFSKYGPLRNVWVARNPPGFAFVEFEDPRDAEDAVRGLDGTRCCGTRVRVEMSSGRSRRAARRPGPRYSRSRSRSPRRRSLTRSRSRDRRSRSDSRDRR from the exons ATGTCACGTTACCGTGAATGGGACCTTTCGTGTAAAGTATATGTTGGCAACTTGGGAAGCAGTGCTAGTAAACACGAAATTGAAAGTGCGTTCAGTAAATACGGTCCCCTCAGAAACGTTTGGGTTGCTAGAAACCCACCTGGATTTGCTTTTGTGGAATTCGAAGATCCACGAGATGCTGAAGATGCAGTTAGAGGACTAGATGGAAC ACGCTGTTGTGGAACCAGAGTAAGGGTAGAGATGTCGTCTGGGAGGAGTCGACGCGCTGCACGGAGACCAGGTCCAAGATACTCCAG gTCAAGATCCCGTAGCCCACGCAGGAGATCACTGACCCGTAGCCGCAGCCGAGATCGTCGTTCTCGTTCGGATTCCCGTGACAGACG ttaG
- the LOC143214480 gene encoding RNA-binding protein 1-like isoform X1, with translation MSRYREWDLSCKVYVGNLGSSASKHEIESAFSKYGPLRNVWVARNPPGFAFVEFEDPRDAEDAVRGLDGTRCCGTRVRVEMSSGRSRRAARRPGPRYSRSRSRSPRKKSLGRYPRSLSRSPRKSPLIRNSRSRSRSPRRRSLTRSRSRDRRSRSDSRDRRY, from the exons ATGTCACGTTACCGTGAATGGGACCTTTCGTGTAAAGTATATGTTGGCAACTTGGGAAGCAGTGCTAGTAAACACGAAATTGAAAGTGCGTTCAGTAAATACGGTCCCCTCAGAAACGTTTGGGTTGCTAGAAACCCACCTGGATTTGCTTTTGTGGAATTCGAAGATCCACGAGATGCTGAAGATGCAGTTAGAGGACTAGATGGAAC ACGCTGTTGTGGAACCAGAGTAAGGGTAGAGATGTCGTCTGGGAGGAGTCGACGCGCTGCACGGAGACCAGGTCCAAGATACTCCAG ATCCAGATCTCGCAGTCCCCGAAAGAAATCACTGGGTCGTTACCCAAG GTCCCTGTCAAGAAGTCCACGCAAGTCACCGCTGATCCGAAATTCCAg gTCAAGATCCCGTAGCCCACGCAGGAGATCACTGACCCGTAGCCGCAGCCGAGATCGTCGTTCTCGTTCGGATTCCCGTGACAGACGGTATTAA
- the LOC143214480 gene encoding RNA-binding protein 1-like isoform X5, which yields MSRYREWDLSCKVYVGNLGSSASKHEIESAFSKYGPLRNVWVARNPPGFAFVEFEDPRDAEDAVRGLDGTRCCGTRVRVEMSSGRSRRAARRPGPRYSRSLSRSPRKSPLIRNSRFYQRQLLALLVSPPLLLLLLLLLLQPP from the exons ATGTCACGTTACCGTGAATGGGACCTTTCGTGTAAAGTATATGTTGGCAACTTGGGAAGCAGTGCTAGTAAACACGAAATTGAAAGTGCGTTCAGTAAATACGGTCCCCTCAGAAACGTTTGGGTTGCTAGAAACCCACCTGGATTTGCTTTTGTGGAATTCGAAGATCCACGAGATGCTGAAGATGCAGTTAGAGGACTAGATGGAAC ACGCTGTTGTGGAACCAGAGTAAGGGTAGAGATGTCGTCTGGGAGGAGTCGACGCGCTGCACGGAGACCAGGTCCAAGATACTCCAG GTCCCTGTCAAGAAGTCCACGCAAGTCACCGCTGATCCGAAATTCCAg ATTCTACCAGCGTCAGCTCCTAGCTCTGCTCGTCTCCCCGCCACTACTACTActgctactactactactactacagcCACCGTGA
- the LOC143214480 gene encoding RNA-binding protein 1-like isoform X3, with the protein MSRYREWDLSCKVYVGNLGSSASKHEIESAFSKYGPLRNVWVARNPPGFAFVEFEDPRDAEDAVRGLDGTRCCGTRVRVEMSSGRSRRAARRPGPRYSRSRSRSPRKKSLGRYPRSLSRSPRKSPLIRNSRFYQRQLLALLVSPPLLLLLLLLLLQPP; encoded by the exons ATGTCACGTTACCGTGAATGGGACCTTTCGTGTAAAGTATATGTTGGCAACTTGGGAAGCAGTGCTAGTAAACACGAAATTGAAAGTGCGTTCAGTAAATACGGTCCCCTCAGAAACGTTTGGGTTGCTAGAAACCCACCTGGATTTGCTTTTGTGGAATTCGAAGATCCACGAGATGCTGAAGATGCAGTTAGAGGACTAGATGGAAC ACGCTGTTGTGGAACCAGAGTAAGGGTAGAGATGTCGTCTGGGAGGAGTCGACGCGCTGCACGGAGACCAGGTCCAAGATACTCCAG ATCCAGATCTCGCAGTCCCCGAAAGAAATCACTGGGTCGTTACCCAAG GTCCCTGTCAAGAAGTCCACGCAAGTCACCGCTGATCCGAAATTCCAg ATTCTACCAGCGTCAGCTCCTAGCTCTGCTCGTCTCCCCGCCACTACTACTActgctactactactactactacagcCACCGTGA
- the Med18 gene encoding mediator complex subunit 18 has product MNAPVSTAMDSLSAAIKSNIIPNQEYLLQGSVLDSAVEVLLHRLRGLCDNVDTAPETFNDHEMCFSIRGSEQPLLLRVRRALDYQDMPWQLRYIGQPELGDKSRPTIVRSSLDIATSNTVVDFLTELGCRLDFEYIARGYMFRKGRMKVTVSKIFKMAQQGKMPESVEAISQSYLVELSVLAPSGQDAIAEDMRIFAEQLKPLVQLEKIDYKRLVH; this is encoded by the exons atgaatGCTCCAGTAAGCACAGCGATGGACAGTTTATCAGCTGCAATTAAATCGAACATAATTCCTAATCAAGAATATCTATTACAAGGATCAGTATTAGATAGTGCTGTTGAAGTGCTGCTGCATAGGTTACGTGGTTTATGTGACAATGTTGATACTGCTCCGGAAACATTCAACGACCATGAGATGTGTTTCAGTATTAG AGGATCGGAACAACCATTACTTCTACGTGTAAGAAGAGCATTAGATTATCAGGATATGCCATGGCAATTACGTTATATCGGTCAACCAGAATTAGGTGACAAATCACGACCTACAATTGTTAGGAGCAGCTTAGATATAGCAACTAGTAATACAGTTGTCGACTTTCTGACAGAACTTGGGTGTAGATTAGACTTCGAATACATCGCCCGTGGTTACATGTTCCGTAAAGGTAGAATGAAAGTCACAGTTTCTAAGATATTTAAAATGGCTCAACAAGGAAAGATGCCTGAAAGCGTGGAAGCTATATCTCAAAGCTATTTAGTAGAATTAAGCGTTTTAGCACCAAGTGGTCAAGATGCTATAGCAGAAGATATGAGAATTTTTGCAGAACAATTAAAACCTTTGGTTCAACTTGAGAAAATTGATTATAAGAGGCTTGTTCATTAA
- the Trp1 gene encoding translocation protein 1 has translation MAERRKSRKRKDEVANIDHDVVEDKPSKDEYAVAKWIRNNVPSKKTKFDRIHNVEYFTGSRAVDALLKNSPWSKFKFETREQVTEFLDLMLRHKFFHRARKVVITEEELCKIRGIKKKVKEVKKEKDKKPNEKEKEYSKDTKDATGGKDGEDKVEEKKKKPKVRLEMHMEQYFVDCNDAYVWIYEPIPVYYWFFGTLVVLGAIGVCLFPLWPSTIRLGVYYLSVAGAGFLLFVMTLATIRLIVFCLLWVPTLGRCHLWLVPNLTADVGFFASFWPLYQYDYYGGSSSKDKKLSKKKKKKEKDADSDDGALLQSDEQSSTQEFNTEYTQIEETSPSEEDKLPSSELVEGEEGSESSGSEKSNTGRDFVMV, from the exons ATGGCGGAACGCAGGAAAAGCAGGAAGCGCAAAGAT GAAGTGGCAAATATAGATCATGATGTGGTCGAAGACAAACCATCTAAGGATGAATATGCGGTGGCTAAATGGATCCGTAATAATGTGCCGTCGAAGAAAACGAAATTCGACAGAATCCACAATGTTGAGTATTTCACTGGGAGTCGTGCAGTGGATGCACTATTGAAAAACTCACCGTGGAGCAAATTCAAGTTTGAAACGCGTGAACAGGTTACAGAATTTCTTGATTTGATGTTAAGACATAAATTCTTTCATAGAGCAAGAAAGGTAGTAATTACTGAAGAAGAATTATGTAAAATACGTGGAATAAAGAAAAAAGTGAAAGAAGTGAAGAAGGAGAAGGACAAGAAACCGAATGAAAAAGAGAAGGAATATTCTAAAGACACCAAAGATGCAACAGGTGGAAAAGATGGTGAAGATAAAGttgaagagaaaaagaaaaagccaAAA GTACGCCTGGAAATGCATAtggaacaatattttgttgattgTAACGATGCTTATGTTTGGATATATGAACCAATACCAGTGTACTACTGGTTCTTTGGAACTCTCGTAGTGTTAGGCGCAATTGGCGTTTGTCTGTTTCCACTGTGGCCATCAACAATTCGCCTTGGTGTATATTATCTGAGCGTTGCAGGAGCTGGATTCCTTTTATTTGTTATGACATTAGCAACTATTAGATTGATTGTGTTCTGTCTTCTTTGGGTTCCAACACTTGGCAGATGTCATCTTTGGCTTGTGCCAAACTTGACAGCAGATGTTGGATTCTTTGCGTCGTTCTGGCCACTTTACCAA tATGATTACTATGGTGGTTCATCATCGAAAGATAAAAAACTtagtaaaaagaaaaagaagaaagaaaaagacgCTGATTCCGATGATGGAGCATTACTGCAATC AGATGAGCAATCTAGTACGCAAGAATTCAACACAGAATATACTCAAATTGAAGAAACATCACCTAGCGAAGAAGACAAGCTGCCTTCATCTGAGCTGGTTGAGGGTGAAGAAGGTAGTGAAAGCTCAGGAAGTGAAAAATCTAATACAGGCCGGGATTTTGTGATGGTTTAA